The Deinococcus reticulitermitis sequence CTCGTGCAGGTCTACAACTTCAGTGAGCACCGCATTCAGTTGCCGAGCTATGTCCTGCGCGATCAGCTCGGCGAGGGGGCGCAGGACCGGTTGAGTGGCAGCGCACTCAGCCTGACCCGGCCCACCGTCACCCTCGAGCCCTACCGGGCGCTGTGGCTGGTGAGCCGGGATGACTGACCGCCGGGAGGCGGAGCAGGCCGGGACCTGGGGTTTGAGGTCCCGGCCCGGCCCGGCGCGTCCACTCTGGCCATCGCTGGCGCTGTCCGCCCTCGCGGCGGCGCTGGGCCTGCCCGCCTCCGGACTTCCGGAGGTCGAGGTGCGCGGCGTGACCCACAATGCGGACTGGATCGAACCGGGGGATCTCTTTGTGGCGATCCGGGGAGCGCGTTTCGACGGGCACGCCTTTGTTCCTCGCGCGGCGCAGCGCGGCGCCGTGGCGGTGCTGGGAGAAGGCTGGAGTGGAGCGCAGCCTCCGGAGCTGCCCTACCTGACGGTTCCCCATGCGCGGCAGGCCCTGGCCGACGCCGCCGCCGTGCTTGCCGGGTTTCCCAGCCGGACGCTGAAGGTGGTGGGCGTGACGGGCACCGACGGCAAGACGACGACGACCTGGCTGACCCGCTGGCTGCTGCGGGCGGCGGGGGTCCGGACCGGCATGATCAGCTCGGTCGGCTACGAGCTGCCGGACGGCGAGCTGCGGCAGTTCCCGGCGCACTTCACCACCCCGGAAGCCCCGCAGGTCCAGGCCACCCTGCGCGAGATGGTGCAGGCGGGCGCGGGCGCGGCCGTGCTCGAAGCGAGTAGCCACGGCCTCGCCCTCGACCGGGTGCGCGGGGTGGCCTGGGACGTGGGCATCTGGACCCATCTGTCGAGCGAGCACCTCGAGTTTCACGGCACGCTCGAGAACTATTTCGCCCACAAGCGCCGGCTGATCGAGCGCTCGCCCTTCGCGGTGCTGAACGCCGATGATCCCTGGACAGCCCAGTTGCGCGGCCTCGCGCCCCTGGAGACGACCTACAGCGCCGAGGGGCAGCACGCCGACTGGCAGGCGCAGGAGATCCGGGAAGGGGCAGGGGGGCTGCATTTCCGGGTGTCTTCCCCCGCGGGCGAGTTCGGGGCGACCTTGCCGATGATTGGACGCTTCAATGTCGCCAATGCGCTCGCGGCGCTGGCAG is a genomic window containing:
- the murE gene encoding UDP-N-acetylmuramyl-tripeptide synthetase, which gives rise to MALSALAAALGLPASGLPEVEVRGVTHNADWIEPGDLFVAIRGARFDGHAFVPRAAQRGAVAVLGEGWSGAQPPELPYLTVPHARQALADAAAVLAGFPSRTLKVVGVTGTDGKTTTTWLTRWLLRAAGVRTGMISSVGYELPDGELRQFPAHFTTPEAPQVQATLREMVQAGAGAAVLEASSHGLALDRVRGVAWDVGIWTHLSSEHLEFHGTLENYFAHKRRLIERSPFAVLNADDPWTAQLRGLAPLETTYSAEGQHADWQAQEIREGAGGLHFRVSSPAGEFGATLPMIGRFNVANALAALAAAHHLGAAPTQLQAGLASFQGVPGRMQEVREEVSGGAPGPRVIIDSAHTPVSLEHTLRTLRRVTPGRLWVVIGSAGGRRDPYKRGPLGEVAARFADLAVFTEADHRETPLEEILREMERGARAAGQGNFVSIGDRAEAIRHVVLEAAPGDTVVIANKGVETTLERGGRALPWSDLGQVRAALRARAGRSG